The Pectobacterium wasabiae CFBP 3304 DNA segment CATCAGTCGGCAGCAAGCAGAAAACATACTGGCAGCACAGGTAACCCGAGAACAGCGCCTGGCTTATGCTGATGATATTATTGATAACAGTCGTTGCCCAAACGAACTAGCTCCACAGGTTGCGGCATTACACCGCCACTATTTGGATCTAGCCGCCTACGCAACCGACAGGATGACTAAGAATGAGTGACGCCTCCTCAACCATTTTATTTGAATATCCGCTGAACGAAAAAACGCGTACCTGGTTGCGTATCGAATCATTATTGCAGCAGTTGCATCAAAACCACTCCCTGACCGATATGGGGGGCGCACTGACATTTTTTCGAGCCATCGCCGAGCTGCTTGATGTACTAGAACGTGGAGATGTGCGTACCGAGTTGCTGAAAGAACTGGAGCGCCAACAGCAAAAATTGCTGCAATGGAGTGATGTGCCGGGCGTTGACATGGAGCGGATCCACACACTGCGACGCCAGTTGAAAGATCTGGCCGGCACACTGATGGCGGCACCGCGGATGGGGCAGTTCTTACGGGAAGATCGACTGATTGGCATGGTCCGCCAGCGACTCGGTATTCCCGGCGGGTGCTGCAGTTTCGACTTGCCGACACTACATAGCTGGCTGCACCAGCCTCAGGAGCTGCGTGAGAAATTGGTTTATGGCTGGCTTAGCTCCTTGTCGCCGCTCAAACAAGCATTGGATATGATTCTGGAACTGATCCGTCACTCCGGCACATTCCGCCCACAAACCAGCCTGAATGGCTTCTTTCAGGACAATGCCTCTGATGCAGACCTGCTACGTTTGCGTCTTGAACAGGTACATCAACTCTATCCGCAAATATCCGGCCATAAGACACGCTATGCCATCCGTTTTCTACCATTGGATAGCGAAAACGGCCATATTCCCCCTCGTTTAACGTTTGAACTGGCCTGCTGTTAGACACAGCCCCGATAAACGAAAACGCATTCAGCACCAAATAGAGTGAAAAGAATTTTATGACAACAGAGATTACAACGGTGAAGTGCCCCACCTGCAAGCAGGCGGTCATCTGGGATGAGAACAGCATCTATCGCCCATTTTGCAGCAAACGTTGTCAGCTCATCGATTTGGGTGAATGGGCTGACGAAGAAAAACGCATTCCGAGTGATGATATGGTTTCTGATAGTGATGACTGGAGCGAAACGCGCTAACAGCCACGTTTCGCAGTAACATCTTTCAGACAGGCAAATCTAGATTAAAGCGATTTCAGCCAGCGGATCATCTCCGCGTTCGCTGGCGGAAATTCCTCCTCGCGTAATTCTTCTACGCTCACCCAGCGAGATTCCTGACCTTCCCGGCCATAGGGTTCCCCCAGCCATGTTTCAACCAGAAAAAAATGAAGCGTGATGATTCTCTCCGGCG contains these protein-coding regions:
- the zapD gene encoding cell division protein ZapD: MSDASSTILFEYPLNEKTRTWLRIESLLQQLHQNHSLTDMGGALTFFRAIAELLDVLERGDVRTELLKELERQQQKLLQWSDVPGVDMERIHTLRRQLKDLAGTLMAAPRMGQFLREDRLIGMVRQRLGIPGGCCSFDLPTLHSWLHQPQELREKLVYGWLSSLSPLKQALDMILELIRHSGTFRPQTSLNGFFQDNASDADLLRLRLEQVHQLYPQISGHKTRYAIRFLPLDSENGHIPPRLTFELACC
- the yacG gene encoding DNA gyrase inhibitor YacG, translating into MTTEITTVKCPTCKQAVIWDENSIYRPFCSKRCQLIDLGEWADEEKRIPSDDMVSDSDDWSETR